One segment of Mugil cephalus isolate CIBA_MC_2020 chromosome 14, CIBA_Mcephalus_1.1, whole genome shotgun sequence DNA contains the following:
- the LOC125019752 gene encoding mucin-5AC-like: MFKAEKLLNTMKMMMINICVVLLLFVASGNGQTSTATTTTTTAATTTAAPTTTTTAATTTTAAPTTTTTAATTTTAAPTTTTTAAPTTTTTAATTTTAAPTTTTTAATTTTTAAPTTTTTAATTTTAAPTTTTAAPTTTTTVATTTAAPTTTTAAPTTTTTAATTTTTAATTTTAAPTTTTTAATTTTAAPTTTTTAATTTTTAAPTTTTTAATTTTTAAPTTTTTATTTTTTAAPTTTTTAATTTTAAPTTTTTAATTTTTAAPTTTTTAPTTTTAAPTTTTTAPTTTTAAPTTTTTAATTTTAAPTTTTTAAPTTTTTAAPTTTTTAATTTTTATPTTTTTAATTTTAAPTTTTTAAPTTTTTAPTTTTTAATTTTAAPTTTTTAATTTTTAAPTTTTTAATTTTTAAPTTTTTAATTTTTATPTTTTTAATTTTAAPTTTTTAAPTTTTTAPTTTTTAATTTTAAPTTTTTAATTTTTAAPTTTTTAATTTTAAPTTTTTAATTTTTAAPTTTTTAATTTTAAPTTTTTAATTTTTAAATTTTTAATTTTASPTTTTTAATTTTTAAPTTTTTAATTTTTATPTTTTTAAPTTTTTAPTTTTAAATTTAAVPTTTTTAAATTTTAAATTTTAAPTTTTTAATTTTAAPTTTTTAATTTTAAPTTTTTAATTTTAAPTTTTTAATTTAAPTTTTTAATTTAAPTTTTTAATTT, encoded by the exons ATGTTTAAAGCagagaaactcctgaacaccatgaagatgatgatgatcaacATCTGTGTCgtcctccttctgtttgttg CCTCAGGCAACGGGCAAACGTCAACTGCTactacaacgacaaccactgccgcaacgacaactgctgctcctacaacgacaaccactgccgcaacaacgacaactgctgctcctacaacgacaaccactgccgcaacaacgacaactgctgctcctacaacgacaaccactgctgccccaacaacgacaaccactgcagcaacaacgacaactgctgctcctacaacgacaaccactgccgcaacaacgacaacaactgctgccccaacaacgacaacaactgccgcaacaacgacaactgctgctcctacaacgacaactgctgctcctacaacgacaaccactgtggcaacaacaactgctgccccaacaacgacaactgctgctcctacaacgacaaccactgccgcaacaacgacaaccactgcagcaacaacgacaactgctgccccaacaacgacaaccactgcagcaacaacgacaactgctgctcctacaacgacaaccactgccgcaacaacgacaacaactgctgccccaacaacgacaacaactgccgcaacaacgacaacaactgctgccccaacaacgacaacaactgccacaacaacgacaaccactgctgccccaacaacgacaaccactgccgcaacaacgacaactgctgctcctacaacgacaaccactgccgcaacaacaacaacaactgctgctcctacaacgacaaccactgccccaacaacaacaactgctgctccaacaacgacaaccactgccccaacaacaacaactgctgctccaacaacgacaaccactgccgcgacaacaacaactgctgctccaacaacgacaaccactgctgccccaacaacgacaaccactgctgccccaacaacgacaaccactgccgcaacaacgacaaccactgctactccaacaacgacaaccactgccgcaacaacaacaacagctgctccaacaacaacaacaactgcagctcctacaacgacaactactgcaccaacaactacaaccactgccgcaacaacaacaactgcagctcctacaacgacaaccactgccgcaacaacgacaaccactgctgccccaacaacgacaaccactgccgcaacaacgacaacaactgctgccccaacaacgacaaccactgccgcaacaacgacaacaactgctactccaacaacgacaaccactgccgcaacaacaacaacagctgctccaacaacaacaacaactgcagctcctacaacgacaactactgcaccaacaactacaaccactgccgcaacaacaacaactgcagctcctacaacgacaaccactgccgcaacaacgacaacaactgctgccccaacaacgacaacgactgccgcaacaacaacaactgctgccccaacaacgacaaccactgccgcaacaactacaacaactgctgccccaacaacgacaaccactgccgcaacaacaacaactgctgctcctacaacgacaaccactgctgcaacaacgacaacaactgctgccgcaacaacgacaacaactgccgcaacaacaacaactgcttccccaacaacgacaaccactgccgcaacaactacaacaactgctgccccaacaacgacaaccactgccgcaacaacaacaacaacagcgaccccaacaacaacaacaactgctgctcctacaacgacaaccactgccccaacaacgacaactgctgcggcaacaacaacagcagctgttccaaccactacaacaaccgctgccgcaacaacgacaactgctgccgcaacaacaacaactgctgctccaacaacaacgacaactgccgcaacaacaacaactgctgccccaacaacgacTACCACTGCcgcgacaacaacaactgctgccccaacaacgacTACCACTGCcgcgacaacaacaactgctgccccaacaacgacTACCACTGCCGcgacaacaactgctgccccaacaacgacTACCACTGCCGcgacaacaactgctgccccaacaacgacaaccactgccgcaacaacgaca